One Triticum dicoccoides isolate Atlit2015 ecotype Zavitan chromosome 5B, WEW_v2.0, whole genome shotgun sequence genomic window carries:
- the LOC119306630 gene encoding chaperone protein dnaJ A7A, chloroplastic-like, with protein sequence MALSAQAAVAPRLLLPPSRRLTSAPSPAPPRLPLLRSGPGPCSPRSTRRASVRVRAGAGGGGGRRRESPHEVLGVSPSASPAEIKRAYRRLALKYHPDVSKEADAQAKFLRIKHAYNTLMNSEGRSKHAEAEEEFDWLAAIIESMEAFQFQDSDDELDFDWRPEGLWEHVFAYSLILSMLIYVLI encoded by the exons ATGGCGCTGTCGGCGCAGGCCGCCGTCGCCCCGcgtctcctcctccctccctcgcgCCGGCTCACGTCGGCTCCGAGTCCGGCgcctcctcgcctccctctcctccgCTCTGGCCCCGGCCCCTGCTCCCCCCGGTCGACGCGGCGGGCGAGCGTGCGGGTCCGCGCgggcgccggcggcggaggcgggcggaGGAGGGAGTCCCCGCACGAGGTGCTCGGCGTGTCACCGTCGGCGTCGCCCGCCGAGATCAAGCGCGCGTACCGGCGCCTCGCGCTCAAGTACCACCCGGACGTCAGCAAGgag GCGGATGCTCAGGCGAAGTTCCTGAGGATCAAgcacgcctacaacacgctgatgAACTCGGAGGGCCGGTCCAAGCACGCCGAGGCAGAAGAGGAGTTCGATTGGCTCG cggctatcattgAAAGCATGGAAGCATTTCAGTTTCAGGACTCGGATGATGAGCTGGATTTCGACTGGAGACCTGAAGGCCTGTGGGAACATGTGTTTGCTTATTCTCTAATTTTATCCATGCTTATCTACGTTCTCATATAA